A portion of the Phyllopteryx taeniolatus isolate TA_2022b chromosome 15, UOR_Ptae_1.2, whole genome shotgun sequence genome contains these proteins:
- the LOC133465028 gene encoding neoverrucotoxin subunit alpha-like, translating to MSDTMKVVALGQPFTLGMLYDARKDELIPGFTLWDRETLDRETSETTQKSSSFKITASDTIESRSSLMDIEASLNMSFLGGLVQVGGSAKYLNDQKKFKNQSRVTFQYKATTSFKQLSLPALGPLNSQQKKIIEEGKATHLVTGILYGANAVFVFDSEKLEARNVQDIQGNMQAVIKKIPTFKIEGSARIHLSEEEQELTNKFSCTFFGDLILEKNPATFVQAVETYCELPTLLGKKDNNAPLLVWLYPLLSLYNKAAVLVKDLSVSLSRRIQDAMEEQNQVKMRCNDSLFSSAAQYCPVIRKNINSFQKLCSFYKASLKRQLSDRLPSIRDGKEEESALAKVFNDRENSPFRQAHLNKWLEEKERDINVIQSCVDMIMNESNAYVVRTKSELDRVVLSVGVTNVLCYVFTNLDTNDPCLDDMAKYLDTSQVGGRNADYTSFTNEVIIEMRENAQTFLKYAKPLKRSSSIKFLITAMTNKKYKGSSIYHYKDGLLQSDMFTVPSLPPVMTITDRNDVIWHATELTLDGNTVNKNLTLSEENKKVGYGRVMSYPSSSQRFVKFPQVLCKEALRGRHYWEVEWRGHVNAVAAYESTPRKGVTQTERNFTDFLTSWGMHASHKFEVILENRFFPIPIFTESSSGMQKVGVFLDIPGSTVSFYGVSGNKLKHCFTFPLNFDEPVYAGFAVLEKQSYAHLTY from the exons ATGTCAGACACCATGAAAGTTGTTGCTCTGGGCCAGCCCTTCACATTGGGGATGCTCTATGATGCCCGCAAAGATGAACTAATCCCAG GTTTCACTCTGTGGGATAGAGAAACCCTAGATCGCGAGACCTCTGAAACTACTCAAAAAAGCAGTTCCTTTAAGATTACAGCCTCTGACACCATTGAATCGAGGTCTTCTCTAATGGATATTGAAGCTTCTCTGAATATGAGTTTCTTAGGTGGGTTGGTTCAAGTTGGAGGATCTGCCAAGTACCTGAATGaccaaaagaaattcaagaaccaGAGCAGGGTAACGTTTCAGTACAAAGCTACCACGAGCTTTAAGCAGCTGTCTCTTCCTGCTCTTGGGCCACTAAAcagccaacaaaaaaaaattattgaggAGGGCAAGGCAACACATTTGGTCACAGGTATCCTTTATGGGGCAAATGCAGTCTTTGTGTTTGACAGTGagaagttggaggccagaaatGTTCAAGATATCCAGGGTAACATGCAAGCTGTGATCAAGAAGATTCCTACATTTAAAATTGAAGGAAGTGCTAGAATACATCTGTCTGAAGAAGAGCAGGAGCTGACAAACAAGTTCTCTTGCACATTCTTTGGCGACCTCATTCTTGAAAAAAACCCCGCCACGTTTGTCCAAGCAGTTGAAACCTACTGTGAGCTTCCAACACTATTGGGAAAAAAGGACAACAATGCTCCTCTGCTTGTCTGGCTGTATCCTCTGCTGTCGCTGTACAACAAAGCTGCTGTACTGGTCAAAGACCTCAGCGTCTCACTATCGAGGAGAATTCAAGATGCGATGGAAGAACAAAATCAAGTGAAAATGAGATGCAACGATAGTTTGTTTAGCAGTGCAGCACAATATTGTCCCGTGATTCGCAAAAACATAAACAGTTTCCAAAAACTTTGTTCTTTTTACAAAGCTTCACTCAAACGACAATTATCAGACCGTCTTCCGTCAATCCGTGATGGCAAAGAAGAGGAGAGCGCGTTAGCAAAAGTCTTTAATGATCGAGAAAATTCTCCATTCCGCCAAGCACACCTTAACAAGTGGTTGGAGGAAAAAGAACGAGACATCAATGTCATTCAGTCCTGTGTTGACAtgataatgaatgaatcaaatGCTTATGTTGTGCGCACTAAGTCAGAATTGGATCGAGTGGTTCTTAGTGTAGGTGTGACAAATGTTCTTTGCTATGTTTTCACCAACTTGGACACAAATGACCCCTGCCTTGATGACATGGCTAAGTACTTGGACACATCGCAGGTTGGAGGAAGAAATGCAGACTATACGTCCTTCACGAATGAGGTCATCATTGAAATGAGAGAAAATGCCCAAACGTTCCTTAAATATGCTAAACCTCTGAAGCGTAGCAGCAGTATCAAGTTCCTTATAACTGCTATGACAAATAAGAAATATAAAGGATCTTCCATCTACCATTACAAAGATGGCCTCCTACAGTCTGACATGTTCACGGTACCATCCCTGCCACCAGTAATGACGATCACAGACAGAAATGATGTCATCTGGC ATGCAACTGAACTCACGTTGGATGGCAATACTGTCAACAAAAATCTCACTCTGTCAGAGGAGAACAAGAAAGTGGGATATGGCCGTGTTATGTCGTATCCCTCTAGCTCGCAGAGGTTCGTTAAGTTCCCTCAAGTTCTATGCAAAGAGGCGCTACGTGGTCGGCATTACTGGGAGGTGGAGTGGCGGGGTCACGTTAATGCGGTGGCTGCATACGAATCAACTCCGAGGAAAGGAGTCACCCAAACTGAGCGAAACTTCACGGATTTTTTGACTTCCTGGGGAATGCATGCAAGCCATAAATTTGAAGTAATTTTAGAAAACCGTTTTTTTCCTATCCCGATCTTTACAGAATCTTCTAGTGGCATGCAAAAGGTTGGAGTGTTTCTTGACATTCCTGGATCCACTGTGTCCTTTTATGGTGTGTCTGGAAACAAACTGAAACACTGCTTTACTTTTCCATTAAATTTTGATGAACCAGTCTATGCAGGTTTTGCAGTTTTAGAAAAACAAAGTTATGCTCACCTGACATATTAG
- the LOC133490163 gene encoding syntaxin-2-like isoform X1 produces MAHTTGGKVVMEEFFKTVGELRSLIQKMSCQVDEVEERQSTLLASSNPDKKCRDELELLNNKIKTDANLFRAKLKTLQDAFPADCSDNGTSVMQRIRNNQHTHLTRCFAELMTSHHNTQVAFREKCKGHIKRQLQIVDKVTTDEELEEMLNCHNVTIFISDIVDSGACISSKALSDIKSRHEDIIHLEASIRELHEILADTAMLLEIQGQLVNSIEKNVASAAEYVDESKEETQKAVTYKKNPYKILSLPRFFRSFRRQTVPKTVTGPNTSD; encoded by the exons ATGGCACATACAACCGGAGGCAAAGTCGTTATGGAGGAGTTTTTTAAAACG gtAGGGGAGCTGAGGAGCCTCATACAAAAGATGTCCTGTCAAGTGGACGAAGTGGAAGAAAGACAAAGTACTCTTCTTGCTTCCTCCAACCCAGACAAGA AATGCAGAGATGAGTTGGAGTTGCTGAATAACAAAATCAAGACTGATGCGAACTTGTTCCGAGCCAAGTTAAAAA CTTtgcaggatgctttcccagcgGACTGCAGTGACAATGGTACCTCGGTGATGCAACGCATTAGGAACAATCAG CACACACACTTGACTCGCTGCTTTGCTGAGCTCATGACGAGTCACCACAACACACAGGTGGCCTTCAGAGAGAAATGCAAAGGCCACATTAAGAGACAGCTGCAGATTG TGGACAAAGTGACCACAGatgaggagctggaggagatgCTGAACTGCCACAATGTGACCATCTTCATATCAGAT ATTGTTGATTCTGGTGCTTGTATTTCGAGCAAGGCTCTGAGCGACATCAAGTCTCGTCACGAGGACATAATTCACCTGGAAGCAAGCATCAGAGAGCTGCACGAGATCTTGGCTGACACTGCCATGCTTCTGGAGATTCAG GGGCAGTTGGTGAACAGCATAGAAAAGAATGTGGCGAGTGCTGCAGAGTATGTGGACGAGTCCAAAGAAGAGACCCAAAAGGCAGTGACATACAAGAAAAACCCTTACAAGATATTGTCTCTGCCGAGATTCTTCAGATCCTTCAGAAGGCAAACAGTGCCCAAAACAGTCACAGGTCCAAACACGTCAGACTAA
- the nefma gene encoding neurofilament, medium polypeptide a: MDAIGSPFRRVMDSRTSSYGYSRSAGTPSTIGFRSQTWSRASPGSSVSATYKRSSNKPRADTFELSQSSLLSADSSRRSNEKEQLQGLNDRFAVYIDKVHYLEQQNKQVEDEIQALRHQQVSRSQLGDLFDQELQELRTTLEQIHRDKAQIQLDSDHLEDDIQRLRERLDDEARIREDTEAIIRVLKKDTGDSELHKSELQKKVQALQDEIAFIRNNHEEEVNELLGHIQASQVTVEKRDPQRADITEALREIRSELEGHSDQNLQQVESWFMCHYAKLNEASEQNKDAIKSARDEIGDYRRQLQSKTVELESVRGTRDSLERQLGDIEDRHNSDLASLQETIHQLDNELKSTKWEMARHLREYQDLLNVKMALDIEIAAYRKLLEGEETHFSTFSHRPAVSSSRISISKTEPPRMKVQHKFVEEIIEETRVDDDKADMEDALDQIAQELSATLEGRGGEEEDEEEGDEDAEVEEEEVIAATDAKVSSKAPAKEEEVGDEKEGEEGDKEENEEDGDEGKKGEEEAGDDEGVVEETVLCSKSQESKATPEKVKAGEEEDEEGEEEAAKEDEDKASKDGDDEEEKVDVDKDKKDEKVKVDNIVTETIVANVEVQKTEASKPEAKKEESVTTALTKPDSLKPESPKAGSPKSKSPKAGSPKSESPKTASPKSQSPKAGSPKSDSPKPGSPKMESPKAVSPKPSSPKSESPKAGSPKIESPKPLSPKSESPKPGSPKSESPKPTPPKEDSAKTTPPKAESPKSEAPKPASPKEDSPKAGSPKAESPKSESPKLGSPKEDSPKAGSPKAESPKSESPKPGSPKEDSPKASSPKAESPKSNSAKPDSPKAESPNTDTKKPDTSKPAEDKKSDSTEDKKMKDAAMNGDVDKTSPKEEEKKKGDGNDVIINGVDESPVKDDGSQKVVITKTVETITTGEDGLQQVTKSVTVTETVKEVEEVLQEKMVSTIKTEKQSSHSIKQVTEGD; the protein is encoded by the exons ATGGACGCCATAGGGAGCCCCTTCAGGAGAGTTATGGACAGCAGGACGAGCAGCTACGGCTACAGCCGCTCCGCAGGCACCCCCTCCACCATTGGATTCCGCTCCCAGACGTGGTCTCGGGCCAGCCCCGGTTCTAGCGTGAGCGCGACGTACAAGAGGAGCTCGAACAAGCCCCGCGCGGACACTTTCGAGCTGAGTCAAAGTTCCCTCCTGAGCGCGGACTCCTCCAGGCGCTCCAACGAGAAGGAGCAACTCCAAGGGCTCAACGACCGCTTCGCCGTGTACATCGACAAGGTGCACTACCTGGAGCAGCAGAACAAGCAGGTCGAGGACGAGATCCAGGCGCTGAGGCACCAGCAGGTGTCCCGCTCGCAGCTGGGCGACCTGTTCGACCAGGAGCTGCAGGAGCTGCGCACCACCCTGGAGCAGATCCACCGCGACAAGGCGCAGATCCAGCTCGACAGCGACCATCTGGAGGACGACATCCAGAGGCTGAGGGAGCGCCTGGACGACGAAGCCCGGATCCGGGAGGACACAGAGGCCATCATCCGCGTCCTCAAGAAGGACACCGGCGACTCGGAGCTGCACAAGTCCGAGCTGCAGAAGAAAGTGCAGGCGCTGCAGGACGAGATCGCCTTCATCCGCAACAACCACGAAGAGGAAGTGAACGAGCTTCTGGGCCACATCCAGGCGTCTCAGGTGACCGTGGAGAAGAGGGACCCACAGCGGGCCGACATCACCGAGGCTCTGCGCGAGATTCGCAGCGAGCTGGAGGGCCACTCCGACCAGAACCTGCAGCAGGTGGAGAGCTGGTTCATGTGCCACTACGCCAAACTCAACGAGGCGTCCGAGCAGAACAAGGACGCCATTAAGAGCGCCCGCGACGAGATCGGCGACTACCGGCGTCAGCTGCAGTCCAAGACGGTGGAACTGGAGTCGGTGCGCGGCACCAGAGACTCCTTGGAGAGGCAGCTGGGCGACATCGAAGACCGCCACAACAGCGACCTGGCCAGCCTGCAG GAGACGATCCACCAGCTGGACAATGAGCTCAAGAGCACCAAATGGGAGATGGCGCGCCATTTACGCGAGTACCAGGACCTGCTCAATGTCAAGATGGCGCTGGACATAGAGATTGCTGCATACAG GAAACTCCTGGAGGGTGAGGAGACCCACTTCAGCACATTCTCCCACCGTCCAGCTGTTTCGTCCTCCAGAATATCAATATCCAAAACAGAACCTCCCAGGATGAAGGTGCAACATAAATTTGTTGAGGAGATCATTGAGGAGACCAGGGTGGATGATGACAAGGCCGATATGGAGGACGCCTTGGATCAGATTGCCCAGGAGCTCTCGGCCACACTAGAAGGCAGGGGAGGCGAGGAGGAAGACGAAGAGGAAGGTGACGAGGATGCCGaggtggaggaagaggaagtcaTAGCTGCAACCGATGCTAAAGTTAGTTCGAAAGCACCGGCCAAGGAGGAAGAGGTTGGTGATGAGAAAGAGGGGGAGGAAGGTGACAAGGAGGAAAATGAAGAAGATGGGGATGAGGGGaagaaaggagaggaggaggcaggTGACGATGAGGGGGTAGTAGAGGAAACGGTCCTGTGCTCCAAATCTCAGGAGTCTAAAGCCACTCCTGAGAAAGTGAAAGCtggagaggaagaagatgaagagggAGAAGAGGAAGCTGCCAAAGAGGATGAAGACAAAGCATCCAAAGATGGAGATGACGAGGAAGAAAAGGTGGATGtcgacaaagacaaaaaagatgaGAAGGTAAAGGTTGACAACATTGTGACAGAAACAATTGTAGCCAATGTAGAAGTTCAGAAAACAGAAGCTTCAAAACCTGAagccaaaaaagaagaaagtgtTACAACAGCACTGACAAAACCGGATTCCCTCAAACCTGAATCCCCAAAAGCTGGTTCCCCAAAGTCTAAATCCCCAAAAGCTGGTTCCCCAAAGTCTGAATCCCCCAAAACTGCTTCTCCAAAGTCTCAATCCCCAAAAGCTGGTTCCCCAAAGTCTGACTCCCCAAAGCCTGGCTCCCCCAAGATGGAATCGCCAAAAGCTGTTTCCCCAAAGCCAAGTTCCCCGAAGTCAGAATCCCCAAAAGCTGGTTCACCCAAGATAGAATCCCCCAAACCTCTCTCTCCTAAGTCTGAATCACCAAAGCCAGGTTCCCCCAAATCAGAATCTCCCAAGCCAACACCCCCCAAAGAAGACTCAGCAAAAACTACCCCTCCAAAAGCAGAGTCTCCTAAATCGGAAGCTCCTAAGCCTGCATCCCCCAAAGAAGACTCACCCAAGGCTGGCTCCCCCAAGGCAGAGTCCCCTAAATCAGAATCTCCCAAGCTCGGATCCCCCAAGGAAGACTCACCCAAGGCTGGCTCCCCCAAAGCAGAGTCCCCTAAATCAGAATCTCCCAAGCCTGGATCCCCCAAAGAAGACTCACCGAAGGCTAGCTCCCCAAAAGCTGAGTCCCCCAAATCCAATTCCGCAAAGCCAGACTCACCAAAGGCTGAATCTCCTAATACAGACACGAAAAAACCCGACACATCCAAGCCTGCCGAAGACAAAAAGAGTGACTCTACAGAAGACAAGAAGATGAAGGACGCCGCCATGAATGGTGACGTGGACAAGACGAGCCcgaaggaagaggagaagaaaaagggcGACGGAAATGACGTGATCATCAATGGCGTGGACGAGAGTCCCGTCAAGGACGACGGCAGCCAGAAGGTGGTGATCACCAAAACGGTGGAGACCATCACCACGGGGGAGGACGGCTTGCAGCAGGTCACCAAATCGGTCACGGTTACTGAGACGGtgaaggaggtggaggaggtgcTGCAGGAGAAGATGGTCTCCACCATCAAGACGGAGAAGCAATCTAGCCATTCCATCAAGCAGGTGACGGAGGGTGACTGA
- the LOC133490163 gene encoding syntaxin-2-like isoform X2, whose protein sequence is MAHTTGGKVVMEEFFKTVGELRSLIQKMSCQVDEVEERQSTLLASSNPDKKCRDELELLNNKIKTDANLFRAKLKTLQDAFPADCSDNGTSVMQRIRNNQHTHLTRCFAELMTSHHNTQVAFREKCKGHIKRQLQIVDKVTTDEELEEMLNCHNVTIFISDALSDIKSRHEDIIHLEASIRELHEILADTAMLLEIQGQLVNSIEKNVASAAEYVDESKEETQKAVTYKKNPYKILSLPRFFRSFRRQTVPKTVTGPNTSD, encoded by the exons ATGGCACATACAACCGGAGGCAAAGTCGTTATGGAGGAGTTTTTTAAAACG gtAGGGGAGCTGAGGAGCCTCATACAAAAGATGTCCTGTCAAGTGGACGAAGTGGAAGAAAGACAAAGTACTCTTCTTGCTTCCTCCAACCCAGACAAGA AATGCAGAGATGAGTTGGAGTTGCTGAATAACAAAATCAAGACTGATGCGAACTTGTTCCGAGCCAAGTTAAAAA CTTtgcaggatgctttcccagcgGACTGCAGTGACAATGGTACCTCGGTGATGCAACGCATTAGGAACAATCAG CACACACACTTGACTCGCTGCTTTGCTGAGCTCATGACGAGTCACCACAACACACAGGTGGCCTTCAGAGAGAAATGCAAAGGCCACATTAAGAGACAGCTGCAGATTG TGGACAAAGTGACCACAGatgaggagctggaggagatgCTGAACTGCCACAATGTGACCATCTTCATATCAGAT GCTCTGAGCGACATCAAGTCTCGTCACGAGGACATAATTCACCTGGAAGCAAGCATCAGAGAGCTGCACGAGATCTTGGCTGACACTGCCATGCTTCTGGAGATTCAG GGGCAGTTGGTGAACAGCATAGAAAAGAATGTGGCGAGTGCTGCAGAGTATGTGGACGAGTCCAAAGAAGAGACCCAAAAGGCAGTGACATACAAGAAAAACCCTTACAAGATATTGTCTCTGCCGAGATTCTTCAGATCCTTCAGAAGGCAAACAGTGCCCAAAACAGTCACAGGTCCAAACACGTCAGACTAA
- the pgam2 gene encoding phosphoglycerate mutase 2, producing MAAVHRLVIVRHGESAWNQENRFCGWFDADLSEKGVEEATRGAKAIKDAGMKFDICYTSVLKRAVKTLWTIMEGTDQMWLPVIRTWRLNERHYGGLTGLNKAETAAKHGEEQVKIWRRSFDIPPPPMDKDHPYHSIISESRRYKNLKPGELPTCESLKDTIARALPFWNDVIAPEIKGGKNVIIAAHGNSLRGVVKHLEGMSDAAIMELNLPTGIPIVYELDANLKPLKPMSFLGDEETVKKAMEAVAAQGKVKK from the exons ATGGCGGCTGTTCATCGCCTGGTTATCGTCCGCCACGGGGAGAGTGCCTGGAACCAGGAGAATCGCTTCTGTGGCTGGTTCGACGCTGACCTCAGCGAGAAAGGCGTGGAAGAGGCTACGCGAGGAGCAAAGGCCATCAAAGATGCGGGCATGAAGTTCGACATCTGCTACACCTCTGTGCTCAAACGTGCCGTCAAGACCTTGTGGACAATCATGGAGGGCACGGACCAGATGTGGCTGCCCGTGATCCGTACGTGGCGCCTCAATGAGCGCCACTACGGAGGCCTCACTGGTCTCAACAAGGCCGAGACGGCCGCCAAGCACGGTGAGGAGCAGGTGAAAATCTGGCGTCGTTCCTTTGACATCCCACCTCCACCCATGGACAAGGACCACCCTTACCACTCCATCATCAGTGAG TCCAGACGCTACAAGAACCTGAAGCCCGGTGAGCTGCCTACCTGTGAGTCACTGAAGGACACCATTGCCCGTGCCCTGCCTTTCTGGAATGATGTAATCGCGCCTGAAATCAAAGGCGGAAAAAATGTTATCATCGCCGCCCATGGCAACAGCCTCCGTGGAGTCGTCAAGCACCTTGAAG gcATGTCCGACGCCGCCATCATGGAACTGAACCTGCCCACGGGAATTCCCATCGTCTACGAGTTGGATGCAAACCTGAAGCCCCTGAAGCCCATGTCCTTCCTGGGTGACGAGGAGACCGTGAAGAAGGCCATGGAGGCTGTGGCTGCCCAGGGCAAAGTCAAGAAGTGA
- the LOC133490163 gene encoding syntaxin-2-like isoform X3: MSCQVDEVEERQSTLLASSNPDKKCRDELELLNNKIKTDANLFRAKLKTLQDAFPADCSDNGTSVMQRIRNNQHTHLTRCFAELMTSHHNTQVAFREKCKGHIKRQLQIVDKVTTDEELEEMLNCHNVTIFISDIVDSGACISSKALSDIKSRHEDIIHLEASIRELHEILADTAMLLEIQGQLVNSIEKNVASAAEYVDESKEETQKAVTYKKNPYKILSLPRFFRSFRRQTVPKTVTGPNTSD, encoded by the exons ATGTCCTGTCAAGTGGACGAAGTGGAAGAAAGACAAAGTACTCTTCTTGCTTCCTCCAACCCAGACAAGA AATGCAGAGATGAGTTGGAGTTGCTGAATAACAAAATCAAGACTGATGCGAACTTGTTCCGAGCCAAGTTAAAAA CTTtgcaggatgctttcccagcgGACTGCAGTGACAATGGTACCTCGGTGATGCAACGCATTAGGAACAATCAG CACACACACTTGACTCGCTGCTTTGCTGAGCTCATGACGAGTCACCACAACACACAGGTGGCCTTCAGAGAGAAATGCAAAGGCCACATTAAGAGACAGCTGCAGATTG TGGACAAAGTGACCACAGatgaggagctggaggagatgCTGAACTGCCACAATGTGACCATCTTCATATCAGAT ATTGTTGATTCTGGTGCTTGTATTTCGAGCAAGGCTCTGAGCGACATCAAGTCTCGTCACGAGGACATAATTCACCTGGAAGCAAGCATCAGAGAGCTGCACGAGATCTTGGCTGACACTGCCATGCTTCTGGAGATTCAG GGGCAGTTGGTGAACAGCATAGAAAAGAATGTGGCGAGTGCTGCAGAGTATGTGGACGAGTCCAAAGAAGAGACCCAAAAGGCAGTGACATACAAGAAAAACCCTTACAAGATATTGTCTCTGCCGAGATTCTTCAGATCCTTCAGAAGGCAAACAGTGCCCAAAACAGTCACAGGTCCAAACACGTCAGACTAA